A window of the Cytophagaceae bacterium genome harbors these coding sequences:
- a CDS encoding translation initiation factor, translated as MKNNKGGIVYSTNPDYQYQDDNAVAKTLSNEKQNLKIWLDRKGGGKVVSRIAGFIGTEDDLNNLKKKIQNLCGSGGSAKDEEIMIQGDHRDKILVFLLKEGYKAKKAGG; from the coding sequence ATGAAAAACAATAAAGGAGGTATAGTATATTCTACCAATCCAGATTATCAATATCAGGATGATAATGCAGTTGCCAAAACGCTTTCCAATGAAAAGCAAAATTTAAAAATCTGGCTCGACCGCAAAGGTGGCGGTAAAGTGGTAAGTCGGATTGCCGGATTTATAGGTACTGAGGATGATTTGAATAATTTAAAGAAAAAAATACAGAACCTTTGTGGCTCAGGTGGCTCTGCCAAAGATGAAGAGATAATGATACAGGGAGATCACCGGGATAAGATACTGGTTTTTCTTTTAAAAGAAGGCTATAAAGCAAAAAAAGCGGGAGGTTAA
- a CDS encoding peptide MFS transporter, whose protein sequence is MQDKSFFGHPRGLFVLFLTEMWERFGYYGMRAILLLFLISPTARGAMGLPEAEGTSIYALYVASVYLLTLPGGWIADNILGQKKSIIYGGGLITLGYAILAISSSPSTFYIGLVAVAFGTGLLKANISTIVGELYPEGGRKRDEAFSIFYMGINVGSTLGIAMVGYIGEKVNWHLGFATASIAMLFGLITFIFMGRTYLKGIGDEPSAKVKVSDTNAVVHPPINKNVLYIIIGALVVLYAALHFTGKIDFSNAQGLANAAGIIIVSITIAYFLFILLGGGLNTVEKKRVAVLGVLFFAVSIFWSGFEQAATSFQIFASRHTERTFFGWEMPSSWFQFFNAAFIVMLAPLVNSLWAFLEKRNMNPSTPVKFAIGLILMGVGFYVMVLGANIAVTGVKASFIFLSVTYVLHTIGELSISPVGLSSYTKLAPRQYVSQFMGIWFVGASLGNLIAGIFAGGFTEGNLQQMPSLFNQVFVIGIVSGLVLLLFAKPIKKWMGGIE, encoded by the coding sequence ATGCAAGATAAATCATTTTTTGGCCATCCAAGAGGGCTTTTTGTATTGTTTTTAACCGAAATGTGGGAGCGTTTTGGCTATTACGGAATGCGTGCCATTTTGTTGTTGTTTTTAATAAGCCCAACTGCCAGGGGAGCCATGGGTTTGCCAGAAGCTGAAGGCACCTCCATTTATGCTCTTTATGTGGCTTCAGTTTATCTGCTCACACTACCTGGTGGTTGGATTGCAGACAATATTTTGGGTCAGAAAAAATCAATAATTTATGGAGGGGGATTGATTACACTGGGTTACGCTATTTTGGCAATTTCAAGTAGTCCATCTACATTTTATATTGGTCTGGTCGCAGTTGCCTTTGGTACAGGCTTGCTAAAAGCCAACATCAGTACCATAGTAGGTGAGCTTTATCCCGAAGGAGGAAGGAAAAGGGACGAAGCATTTTCTATTTTCTATATGGGAATCAACGTGGGTTCTACTTTAGGAATCGCGATGGTTGGCTATATTGGCGAAAAAGTAAACTGGCATTTGGGATTTGCAACGGCTTCTATTGCTATGCTTTTTGGACTAATCACCTTTATTTTTATGGGTCGCACTTACCTTAAAGGAATTGGTGATGAACCATCAGCCAAAGTGAAGGTTTCTGATACCAATGCAGTGGTTCATCCACCGATTAATAAAAATGTACTTTACATTATAATTGGAGCATTGGTGGTGTTATATGCAGCATTGCATTTTACCGGAAAAATTGATTTTTCCAATGCCCAGGGTTTAGCCAATGCGGCAGGAATTATCATAGTATCAATCACGATTGCCTATTTCCTTTTCATTTTGCTTGGTGGTGGTCTTAATACAGTTGAAAAGAAAAGAGTCGCGGTATTAGGAGTTTTATTTTTTGCAGTTTCTATATTTTGGTCAGGATTCGAGCAGGCTGCAACCTCTTTTCAGATATTTGCTTCCAGGCATACAGAAAGAACATTTTTTGGCTGGGAAATGCCTTCTTCATGGTTTCAGTTTTTCAATGCAGCATTTATCGTGATGTTGGCACCTTTGGTAAACAGCCTTTGGGCATTTCTTGAAAAACGAAATATGAATCCTTCAACTCCCGTGAAATTTGCCATCGGTTTGATATTAATGGGTGTTGGATTTTATGTGATGGTTCTAGGTGCCAATATTGCTGTTACCGGTGTGAAAGCATCTTTTATTTTCCTTTCTGTAACTTATGTATTGCATACTATCGGTGAGCTTTCAATTAGCCCCGTTGGTCTGAGTTCCTACACCAAGCTTGCTCCAAGACAATATGTGAGTCAGTTTATGGGTATCTGGTTTGTAGGTGCTTCTTTGGGTAACCTCATTGCCGGTATTTTTGCCGGTGGATTTACCGAAGGAAATTTACAACAAATGCCTTCATTGTTTAATCAGGTATTTGTGATAGGGATAGTTTCGGGATTGGTATTGTTGCTATTTGCCAAGCCTATCAAAAAGTGGATGGGTGGAATTGAATAA
- a CDS encoding ribulose-phosphate 3-epimerase has translation MPIIAPSILASDFANLQKEAEMINQSAADWFHIDVMDGVFVPNISFGIPVTEAIKKHANKPLDVHLMIVNPEKYIEDFAKAGADLITVHWEACPHIHRTLAQIKEAGCKAGVVLNPATPVSVLQDIISDCDMVLLMSVNPGFGGQKFIENTYQKVKELKKLILQKNAETIIEIDGGVNLETGAKLVEAGADALVAGSFVFNHQNPLEIISKLKSL, from the coding sequence ATGCCCATCATAGCCCCTTCAATATTAGCTTCTGATTTTGCCAATCTTCAAAAAGAAGCCGAAATGATCAACCAATCAGCTGCTGACTGGTTTCATATTGATGTAATGGACGGGGTTTTTGTACCTAATATCAGTTTTGGGATTCCTGTAACAGAGGCCATTAAAAAGCATGCTAATAAGCCACTGGATGTACATTTGATGATTGTAAATCCTGAAAAATACATTGAAGATTTTGCAAAAGCCGGTGCTGACTTAATAACCGTTCATTGGGAGGCTTGCCCGCATATCCACCGGACTTTGGCTCAGATCAAAGAAGCCGGTTGTAAAGCTGGTGTTGTGTTAAATCCGGCTACTCCGGTCTCTGTCCTTCAGGATATCATTTCCGACTGCGACATGGTATTATTGATGTCGGTTAATCCGGGTTTTGGTGGTCAAAAATTCATTGAAAATACCTACCAGAAAGTAAAAGAATTAAAAAAGCTTATTTTGCAAAAAAATGCTGAAACCATTATTGAAATAGATGGTGGTGTCAATCTGGAAACTGGGGCTAAACTTGTAGAAGCCGGAGCGGATGCTTTGGTGGCAGGAAGTTTTGTTTTTAACCATCAAAATCCTCTGGAAATTATTTCAAAACTCAAATCCTTATAA
- a CDS encoding nuclear transport factor 2 family protein, giving the protein MGKVFLIIVFIWMSFSGFAQKKSEIMEVLNRQQENWNKGDIETFMQDYWKSDELKFIGKNGVVKGWNATLDRYLKSYPDRATMGQLKFDIKEIDFHSKKSAWVLGQWHLTRPEKGDVGGFFTLIFKKIDGKWVIVSDHTS; this is encoded by the coding sequence ATGGGGAAAGTATTTTTAATAATCGTATTCATCTGGATGAGTTTTTCAGGTTTTGCTCAAAAAAAATCAGAAATCATGGAGGTTTTAAATCGTCAGCAGGAAAACTGGAACAAAGGAGACATCGAGACGTTTATGCAGGACTATTGGAAATCAGATGAGCTCAAGTTTATAGGAAAAAACGGAGTTGTAAAAGGATGGAATGCCACCCTTGACCGCTATCTTAAAAGTTATCCTGATCGTGCCACAATGGGCCAACTTAAGTTTGATATCAAAGAAATTGATTTTCATTCCAAAAAATCGGCCTGGGTTTTGGGTCAATGGCATCTAACCCGTCCTGAGAAAGGTGATGTGGGTGGTTTTTTTACATTAATATTTAAAAAAATTGATGGAAAATGGGTGATTGTAAGTGACCATACCAGCTAG
- a CDS encoding ABC transporter permease — protein sequence MKNILLIIQREYLSRVRKKSFIIMTILGPLLIGAMYAVVIYAAISSIDQKQIMVKDESGLFNGKFKSSEEFVFTFSEEGIDKLKSQLGKDKKDALVIIPENIMSEGSGVKIFAQKGVSLELQNKVEGVIEKEIETIKLTEAGITKSVLESAKMNVKSETLSLSEGSEKKSSAAAASAVGGISAFLIYLAVFIYGAQVMRGITEEKTSRIVEVIISSVKPFQLLIGKIVGVALVGLTQFGLWIVLSGGVIFFGQKLVGEKMMESQNAISQAQMANLPPEAQEMAKKNMKMGSGMGAAGGVSEIMDALETLPMATIIVSFLFYFLGGYLLYSALFGAVGAAVDSETDTQQFMMPITIPIIAAFMMAQFVIRDPNSNLAIWTSMIPFTSPIIMMVRIPFGVPVWQIVISVLLLIGGFVFTTWLAARIYRVGILMYGKKVTWKELGKWLFYKG from the coding sequence ATGAAAAATATTTTACTGATTATTCAAAGAGAGTATCTGTCAAGAGTAAGGAAAAAGTCATTTATTATTATGACCATTCTTGGACCCTTGTTAATTGGTGCCATGTATGCTGTGGTAATTTATGCGGCAATTTCTTCTATTGATCAAAAGCAGATTATGGTTAAGGATGAAAGCGGACTTTTCAATGGGAAATTCAAATCTTCAGAAGAATTTGTATTTACGTTTTCGGAAGAAGGTATCGATAAACTTAAATCCCAGCTTGGAAAAGACAAAAAAGACGCCCTGGTGATTATTCCTGAAAATATTATGTCTGAAGGCTCAGGTGTTAAGATTTTTGCACAAAAAGGTGTTAGTCTGGAGCTCCAGAATAAAGTTGAAGGAGTCATAGAAAAGGAGATAGAAACCATAAAACTTACCGAGGCGGGTATCACAAAGAGTGTTTTGGAGAGTGCCAAAATGAATGTGAAATCTGAAACCCTCAGTCTGTCAGAAGGTTCTGAAAAGAAAAGCAGTGCTGCTGCAGCATCGGCTGTGGGCGGAATAAGTGCCTTTTTGATCTATTTAGCAGTGTTTATTTATGGTGCTCAGGTGATGCGTGGAATCACCGAAGAGAAAACCAGCCGAATAGTGGAGGTTATTATTTCATCGGTTAAGCCTTTCCAATTATTAATAGGTAAAATAGTAGGAGTAGCTCTGGTGGGCTTAACTCAATTTGGCTTATGGATTGTGCTTTCTGGCGGTGTAATATTTTTTGGACAAAAACTAGTTGGTGAAAAAATGATGGAATCCCAAAACGCAATTTCACAGGCACAAATGGCTAATTTACCACCCGAAGCCCAGGAAATGGCCAAAAAGAACATGAAAATGGGCTCAGGAATGGGTGCAGCAGGTGGTGTTTCAGAGATTATGGATGCTCTTGAAACTCTCCCAATGGCCACTATTATTGTTTCTTTCCTTTTTTATTTTTTAGGAGGTTACTTGTTGTATAGTGCATTATTTGGAGCAGTGGGTGCTGCAGTGGATAGTGAAACCGATACCCAACAGTTTATGATGCCCATTACGATACCTATCATAGCGGCATTTATGATGGCACAGTTTGTAATCCGTGACCCCAACAGTAATCTGGCCATCTGGACATCCATGATACCATTTACTTCGCCAATCATCATGATGGTGAGAATTCCTTTTGGAGTACCGGTTTGGCAAATAGTTATTTCTGTCTTATTATTGATAGGAGGATTTGTATTTACTACCTGGTTGGCTGCCCGAATCTATCGTGTAGGTATCCTGATGTATGGTAAAAAAGTAACCTGGAAAGAGCTTGGGAAATGGCTGTTTTATAAGGGATAA
- a CDS encoding transglycosylase domain-containing protein, which yields MKLFKKAKEYYTLIINFIARQFAAFGNWIEIILIKILGEEKVKSSKNWISDILNRTNTFLFSHLDTDGENYTLIRKIYKWFYRIGFATLIFLFLINTNFLWLTGGMPSIEQLQNPKLSQASTIYSADGLEMGKFFTENRQPVDSAAISPWVFKALIATEDKRFNDHSGIDLRRMAGVAAGILSGNSDAGGGSTISQQLAKNLYNTRKKEMRGLLYYIPLVKTIVYKTKEWLTAIQLEKRFTKGEIATLYLNTVDYGNNTFGIKTASKTYFNKTPDKLTVSEAAVLVGLQKATTYYNPIRNPKNSKKRRNTVLQRLIQNGDLDAKLAAKLQEEDIKLDINMEDAEDGQGNYLKVALSRQIENWAKKNEIDLDLYRDGLKIYTTIDSRMQDHAERAMRQHMKMLQREFNNHWRDKNPWTYENGDEIPGFIDTVAKRTNFYRKLADKYDGNKDSINKYMNLPVPMNVFSWEGDKKMLMSHMDSIRYYKKYLQAGMMAYDPYSGFIKAWVGGIDFNHFKYDHVKQGRRQPGSAFKPIVYTAAIDGPLNLSPCDRRKDEEVILKWKENGQDKEWKPKNANGRFSNSNMTLRSAIARSVNSVSVQLVDEMRAKTVVDYAKKMGITSPMDQVASLALGSSDVSLYELTAAYGIFLDEGLYREPIFVYKIEDKTGKVLFEFEAKTHESIRPESAYLMQYMLRGNVEEPGGTGRSMYNYSELFRNGGQVAGKTGTTSNNSDAWYVGFTKDLVAGVWVGGDDRSIHFRGGLGEGSRSALPIFGQFMDAVYRDKALGYSPGPFPKPTMKIEKDYLSCFSIAAVAVDSTALGELTPAEIDSIQRYRNRFNDSTISLDRIKVRRPGGDSLK from the coding sequence ATGAAATTATTTAAAAAGGCAAAAGAATATTATACCTTAATTATCAATTTTATCGCCAGGCAATTTGCTGCCTTTGGAAATTGGATTGAAATTATATTAATAAAAATATTAGGAGAAGAAAAAGTTAAATCCTCTAAAAACTGGATTTCTGACATTTTGAATCGAACAAATACATTTTTGTTTAGTCATCTTGATACGGACGGAGAGAATTACACGCTGATAAGAAAAATTTATAAATGGTTTTATCGCATTGGTTTTGCCACCTTGATTTTTTTGTTTTTGATAAATACGAATTTCCTTTGGCTCACCGGGGGAATGCCCAGCATTGAGCAACTTCAAAACCCAAAATTATCTCAGGCATCAACAATCTACTCTGCAGATGGTTTAGAAATGGGGAAATTCTTTACTGAAAACCGTCAACCCGTTGACAGTGCGGCCATATCTCCATGGGTTTTTAAGGCTTTGATTGCCACTGAAGATAAGCGTTTTAATGACCACTCAGGCATTGATTTGAGAAGAATGGCCGGTGTGGCTGCCGGAATACTATCAGGCAACTCGGATGCCGGAGGAGGAAGTACGATTTCCCAACAACTTGCCAAAAACCTATACAATACCCGTAAAAAGGAAATGAGAGGATTACTTTATTACATTCCATTGGTAAAAACTATCGTATATAAAACAAAAGAATGGCTTACGGCAATCCAATTGGAGAAAAGATTTACTAAAGGAGAGATCGCAACACTTTATCTTAATACGGTTGATTATGGCAACAATACTTTTGGAATAAAAACAGCCTCAAAGACTTATTTCAACAAAACACCTGATAAACTCACGGTATCCGAAGCAGCCGTTTTGGTGGGTTTACAAAAAGCAACCACCTATTATAACCCGATTCGGAATCCAAAAAACTCAAAAAAACGTCGGAATACTGTTTTACAACGACTGATTCAAAACGGAGATTTAGACGCAAAATTGGCGGCAAAACTACAGGAAGAGGATATCAAACTGGATATTAATATGGAAGATGCTGAGGACGGTCAGGGCAATTATTTGAAAGTTGCACTTTCCAGACAAATAGAAAATTGGGCTAAAAAGAACGAAATAGACCTGGACCTTTACCGGGATGGTTTAAAAATTTACACAACAATTGATTCAAGAATGCAGGATCATGCCGAACGAGCCATGAGACAGCATATGAAAATGCTTCAGAGAGAATTTAATAATCACTGGAGAGATAAAAATCCATGGACTTATGAAAATGGTGATGAAATACCCGGATTTATTGATACGGTAGCCAAGAGAACCAATTTTTATAGAAAACTTGCAGATAAATATGATGGAAACAAAGACTCCATCAATAAATATATGAACCTGCCAGTTCCAATGAACGTGTTTAGCTGGGAAGGAGATAAAAAAATGCTGATGAGCCATATGGACTCAATAAGGTACTATAAAAAATATTTGCAGGCAGGTATGATGGCTTACGATCCTTATTCAGGATTTATAAAAGCATGGGTAGGTGGTATTGATTTCAACCATTTCAAATATGACCACGTAAAACAAGGAAGACGTCAACCTGGATCTGCTTTTAAACCCATCGTTTATACTGCCGCAATTGACGGCCCATTAAACCTCTCTCCTTGTGACCGGAGAAAAGATGAGGAAGTAATATTGAAATGGAAAGAAAATGGCCAGGATAAAGAATGGAAGCCTAAAAATGCCAATGGTAGGTTTTCAAACAGCAACATGACCCTTCGATCAGCAATTGCACGCTCGGTAAATTCAGTTTCAGTACAGTTGGTCGATGAAATGCGGGCTAAAACCGTAGTGGATTATGCCAAAAAAATGGGAATTACAAGTCCAATGGATCAGGTAGCTTCTTTGGCTTTGGGAAGTTCAGATGTGTCTCTTTATGAACTAACCGCAGCTTATGGTATTTTTCTAGATGAAGGCCTCTATCGCGAACCGATTTTCGTATATAAAATCGAAGATAAAACAGGAAAAGTCCTTTTTGAATTTGAAGCTAAAACTCATGAGTCTATAAGACCTGAATCCGCTTATTTGATGCAATATATGCTCAGAGGTAATGTAGAAGAGCCTGGTGGTACTGGGAGAAGTATGTATAACTATTCAGAATTATTCAGAAATGGTGGACAGGTAGCCGGCAAAACCGGAACCACCTCCAATAACTCCGATGCCTGGTATGTAGGATTTACCAAAGACCTGGTTGCGGGTGTTTGGGTGGGTGGCGATGACCGCTCTATTCACTTCAGGGGAGGACTGGGGGAAGGAAGCCGGTCGGCACTTCCAATTTTTGGCCAATTCATGGATGCAGTTTACCGGGATAAAGCTTTAGGTTATAGTCCGGGGCCATTCCCTAAGCCAACCATGAAAATTGAAAAAGACTATTTAAGTTGTTTTTCAATCGCAGCAGTTGCAGTGGATTCAACGGCCTTGGGAGAACTAACCCCAGCAGAAATTGATTCAATTCAAAGATACCGTAACCGCTTCAATGACAGCACAATATCACTTGATAGAATAAAAGTCAGACGGCCAGGTGGGGATAGTCTAAAATAA
- a CDS encoding diacylglycerol kinase: MTNQTSIFIINPIAGSKKIDFSSAILNTISGQNLSAEIVKTQYKGHAFEIVEEYLAKGFSQFVAVGGDGTVNEVASALVETKGSLSIIPVGSGNGLARALGISMNWEKALQQAIHGTKRFIDVGFINEKPFFCTSGIGFDALCAYHFAKGSHKRGLSNYVKIILQTYFGYTPLKVAFQGQEVEYFSLTFANANQFGNDAFIAPDAILDDGMLDCSIIGPHPKWYGTMMGYLLMAGKIRTSKYVEYYRGKSFELKGQPQWLIHIDGESLKLETDRISVSIKENALGIMI, translated from the coding sequence TTGACGAATCAAACTTCCATTTTTATAATTAACCCAATTGCCGGGTCCAAGAAAATTGATTTTTCTTCAGCAATTCTAAACACAATTTCCGGGCAAAATTTGTCGGCAGAAATCGTAAAAACACAATACAAAGGTCATGCATTTGAAATTGTAGAAGAATATCTTGCCAAAGGATTCTCGCAATTTGTAGCTGTTGGAGGTGATGGCACCGTAAACGAAGTAGCCTCGGCATTGGTTGAGACCAAAGGAAGCCTGTCTATTATTCCGGTAGGCTCGGGAAATGGCCTGGCACGGGCACTGGGAATTTCTATGAATTGGGAAAAGGCTCTTCAACAAGCTATCCATGGTACAAAAAGATTTATTGACGTAGGTTTTATTAATGAAAAGCCTTTTTTCTGCACATCCGGTATTGGATTTGACGCCCTTTGTGCCTATCATTTTGCTAAAGGGAGCCATAAAAGAGGTTTGTCAAATTATGTAAAAATCATTCTTCAGACTTATTTTGGATATACCCCATTAAAAGTTGCCTTTCAAGGTCAGGAGGTGGAATACTTTTCTCTGACATTTGCCAATGCAAACCAATTTGGGAATGACGCATTTATAGCCCCGGATGCTATTTTAGATGATGGAATGCTCGATTGCTCCATTATTGGTCCACACCCAAAATGGTACGGCACCATGATGGGCTATTTGCTTATGGCAGGAAAAATAAGAACTTCAAAATACGTGGAGTATTATCGGGGGAAAAGTTTTGAATTAAAAGGACAGCCTCAATGGCTGATCCATATCGATGGCGAGTCTCTGAAATTGGAAACAGACCGAATCTCAGTTTCCATAAAGGAAAATGCCTTGGGAATTATGATTTAA
- a CDS encoding pyridoxal phosphate-dependent aminotransferase family protein: MIEDIFDKVVNNMGPIGSHAHYSHHYYSFPKLTGELGPYMSFNGKKMLNWSLNNYLGLANHPEVREADAKAAAEYGLAYPMGARMMTGNTELHEQFEKELAEFVGKEDSFLLNYGYQGVMSVVEAMVDPRDVIVYDAESHACLIDGTRLHRAKGGKTYTFKHNDMESLEKNLIRATKLAEEQGGGIMVITEGVFGMSGAVGSLDKIAELKKKFKFRLLVDDAHGFGTMGKTGAGVPEHFGVQDAVDLHFCTFAKSMAAIGAFIAAKKEIVMYLKYNLRSQTYAKALPMPFVLGGMKRLELIKKNPQLKDQLWTIVNALQDGFRKRGFEIGNTTSPVTPVFLQGDYDLPTVTNLIKDLRENMGIFCSIIVYPVVPKGVILLRIIPTASHTLEDVEYTMDKFEEVKKKLSEGAYKPE; this comes from the coding sequence ATGATTGAAGATATTTTTGATAAAGTAGTCAATAATATGGGGCCTATCGGCTCACACGCTCATTATTCACATCATTACTATTCATTCCCAAAACTTACCGGCGAACTAGGACCATATATGTCGTTTAACGGCAAAAAAATGCTCAACTGGTCGCTAAACAACTACCTGGGTTTGGCCAATCATCCGGAAGTTAGAGAAGCTGATGCTAAAGCAGCTGCAGAATATGGTCTTGCCTATCCTATGGGTGCCCGTATGATGACCGGAAATACTGAATTGCATGAGCAGTTTGAAAAAGAACTGGCAGAGTTTGTAGGAAAAGAAGATTCCTTTCTCCTCAATTATGGTTACCAGGGTGTTATGTCTGTGGTTGAAGCCATGGTTGACCCCCGTGATGTCATCGTTTATGATGCCGAATCGCATGCCTGTCTGATTGATGGTACCCGTCTTCATCGTGCCAAAGGAGGAAAGACCTATACCTTTAAGCACAACGATATGGAAAGCCTCGAAAAAAACCTAATACGTGCTACTAAACTAGCTGAAGAGCAAGGAGGTGGAATAATGGTGATTACCGAAGGTGTTTTTGGGATGTCTGGAGCTGTAGGTAGTCTTGATAAAATTGCCGAGTTAAAGAAAAAATTCAAATTCAGGCTATTGGTTGACGACGCCCATGGATTCGGAACAATGGGGAAAACCGGAGCAGGTGTACCTGAGCATTTTGGTGTTCAGGATGCTGTAGATTTACATTTCTGTACTTTCGCAAAATCAATGGCGGCTATCGGTGCTTTTATTGCGGCAAAAAAAGAGATTGTAATGTACCTGAAATATAACCTCAGATCTCAAACTTATGCCAAAGCTCTTCCAATGCCTTTTGTTTTAGGTGGAATGAAACGTCTGGAGCTTATCAAGAAAAACCCTCAGCTCAAAGACCAGCTCTGGACCATCGTAAATGCACTGCAGGATGGGTTCAGAAAAAGAGGCTTTGAAATTGGCAATACAACCTCACCGGTTACACCTGTATTTTTGCAGGGAGATTATGATTTGCCTACAGTAACCAACCTTATCAAAGATTTAAGGGAAAATATGGGTATATTCTGCTCAATTATCGTATATCCTGTTGTACCTAAAGGCGTAATCTTACTCAGGATAATTCCAACCGCTTCGCATACCCTTGAAGATGTAGAATATACTATGGATAAGTTTGAAGAAGTTAAAAAGAAGCTGTCTGAAGGTGCTTATAAGCCCGAATAA
- a CDS encoding MaoC family dehydratase, with protein sequence MKEKIPVGAKFQHDFSFSQADVQAFADLTGDHNPIHLDAEYAATTKFKVPIIHGHLSSSVFTRFLGMEVPGGPGSIYMKQETEYLRPMIVDVPYQVVFEVISVDATKHVAQIATQVINKETGKMTIRGVGTLINEELY encoded by the coding sequence ATGAAAGAAAAAATACCCGTAGGAGCGAAATTTCAACACGATTTTAGTTTTTCACAGGCTGATGTACAAGCTTTTGCTGATTTAACTGGGGACCACAATCCCATACATCTTGATGCCGAATACGCAGCCACCACCAAGTTTAAGGTACCGATTATACACGGACACCTTAGTAGCAGTGTATTTACACGGTTTTTGGGTATGGAGGTTCCGGGAGGTCCCGGCTCGATTTATATGAAACAGGAAACGGAATATTTGAGACCTATGATAGTTGATGTGCCTTATCAGGTAGTTTTTGAAGTGATAAGCGTTGATGCTACAAAACATGTTGCTCAGATAGCAACACAGGTAATCAATAAAGAAACCGGTAAAATGACCATCAGAGGCGTGGGGACACTTATTAATGAAGAATTATATTAA
- a CDS encoding ATP-binding cassette domain-containing protein — MSENILEIRNVVKNYANHTALDDVSLTVPKGVIYGLLGPNGAGKTSLIRIVNQITAPDAGSILFDGRPLNDHNIYEIGYLPEERGLYKKMKVGEQLLYLARLKGLNKEQAMEKLKEWFIKFDIKTWWDKHIEDLSKGMQQKIQFVATVLHEPKLIILDEPFSGFDPINATLIKDEILELKEKGSTIIFSTHRMESVEELCDYIALINNSKKVLEGRKSDIKQQYKSNTFTVEFEKGVLKDGETFSIHSESQTSDGNQLAVIKASSGVEGNQILAELMQQIEIKLFKEDIASMNDVFIKAVNQSN; from the coding sequence ATGTCTGAAAATATTCTGGAGATCAGAAATGTTGTAAAAAACTATGCCAATCACACTGCATTGGACGATGTAAGTTTAACCGTGCCCAAAGGCGTGATTTACGGTTTATTGGGACCCAACGGAGCCGGGAAAACCTCGCTAATCAGGATTGTAAATCAAATCACTGCTCCGGATGCGGGAAGCATTTTGTTTGATGGTAGGCCACTCAATGATCACAATATATATGAAATTGGGTATTTGCCGGAGGAAAGAGGGCTTTATAAAAAAATGAAAGTAGGAGAGCAATTGCTTTATTTGGCAAGGCTAAAAGGCCTGAACAAGGAGCAGGCAATGGAAAAACTCAAAGAGTGGTTCATTAAGTTTGATATAAAAACCTGGTGGGATAAACATATTGAAGACCTTTCAAAAGGTATGCAGCAAAAGATTCAGTTTGTGGCCACTGTTTTGCATGAACCCAAGTTAATCATTTTGGATGAACCGTTTTCAGGTTTTGATCCTATCAATGCTACGTTGATAAAAGATGAAATTCTTGAACTAAAAGAAAAGGGCTCTACGATAATCTTTTCTACACATAGAATGGAATCTGTAGAAGAGCTATGCGACTATATCGCTCTGATTAATAATTCGAAAAAAGTATTGGAAGGCAGGAAAAGTGACATTAAACAACAATATAAATCTAATACCTTTACCGTAGAATTTGAAAAAGGAGTTTTAAAAGATGGCGAGACTTTTTCGATTCATTCAGAAAGCCAAACTTCAGATGGCAATCAGCTGGCGGTTATCAAAGCATCAAGTGGTGTAGAAGGAAATCAAATTTTGGCTGAGTTGATGCAACAGATTGAAATAAAGCTATTTAAAGAAGATATTGCCTCCATGAATGATGTGTTTATTAAAGCAGTTAATCAATCAAACTAA
- a CDS encoding histone H1 produces the protein MNKYSELYDLVTSLKDDFDKFYDKKNKAAGTRVRKGMQDVGAWAKAVRAEVQAMKNAGL, from the coding sequence ATGAATAAGTATTCTGAACTTTATGATTTGGTAACTTCTTTGAAAGATGACTTTGACAAATTTTATGACAAGAAAAACAAGGCCGCCGGTACCAGAGTTAGAAAAGGTATGCAAGATGTAGGTGCGTGGGCAAAAGCAGTAAGAGCTGAAGTTCAGGCAATGAAAAATGCAGGTCTTTGA